From the genome of Symphalangus syndactylus isolate Jambi chromosome 13, NHGRI_mSymSyn1-v2.1_pri, whole genome shotgun sequence:
ttaacccCACTCAGGGTATCAGCTTTCCCAGCCTGACGCTGCCTCCAGGCTGGACACTGAGGAACTCCGGTTGGTGGAAAGAGATCCACAAGGAAGCAGCCTCCCAGGTGAGGTTGGGTTGAATTGGTCTTAGGGCCAGGTGGGGTTTGCTTTTGCTTCAGAGGCTGAGGGGGCCCCTCCCAGCACCATCAGCCCCAGCAAAGACCTCAGCATCGACTGCTGCACCATTTTCCCACCACCGTGTCTGAGTGAGGCAGGAATCCAGTTACGTCCATGGTCTCTTGCTGCATGACAGACCACCCCAAGACTTGGTCAGTGGAAACGGCAGTGGTGTTAGTTGCCAGGATCTGTGTATGATTGGTCCCAGAGGGTGGCCGTTCTGCCCCATTGGAGGCTCTGTGCCAGCACACCAACAAGAACACCTAGAGGCGGACTTGGGCTGGAGGGCCCCGGGTGCCTGTCGCCAGGGGGCTTGTCGCTGGGGGGTTTGGCCTTAGCTATTGACCCCACTCTCTTCGCTGGCAGCCGGGCCTCTCCCTCCAGGAGGGTGCGCTCTGAGCAGGCTCTCCTTGCATCGTGCATCTCGTGGCCAAGCTAGTGGCTGGATGGAGACCTCCAAAGGCGCGGTTTCCAGAGCCTGGGCTCAGTGGGGCTGTCCTTCCTGTCCTGTCGGTGGCCTCCGTTGTTGGAGGCCTCCAGGTCACACATCTGCAGCAGCAGGCGTGGGGCGTGCGCTGCAGGGCTGCCTGGGAGGGACAGCGCTGCTTCCAAACAGCCGTCAGCCCCGCGGGGATCCAGAGCCCGGAGCCCTGTGCGCTGTTCCGGCAACTGAGGCTCGGCTGGGTCCTCCGCTCCCTGGCCCTGGGCGGGGCGCTCATGCTAGGGCTCTGACCTTGTTCCAGAAGGCGGGAGGCGGCAGGAGAGCGCTGGGTGCGCCTGCGAGGAGGCCGCCCCAGCGGGGGTGCTGCCTGAGCTGCCTACGGAGGCGCCCCCTGGGGACGCCCTTGCCAATCCCCCGTCGGGCAccactgaggaggaggaagagcagccTGGCAAGGCCCCGGACCCGCAGGACCCCCAAGACGCGGAGTCCGACTCTGCCACCGGATCGCAGAGGCAGTCCGTCATCCAGCAGCCTGCCCTGGACAGGGGCGCGGAGAGGCTGGGAACCAAGAGGCCGCACCCCGAGGATGGGGACGGGCAGAGCCTGGAAGGCGTCTCCAGCGCCGGCGACAGCGCAGGGCTCGAGGCCGGGCAGGGCCCCGGGGCTGACGAGCCGGGCTTGTCCCGCGGGAAGCCCTATGCCTGCGGCGAGTGCGGGGAGGCCTTCGCGTGGCTCTCGCACCTCATGGAGCACCACAGCAGCCATGGCGGCCGGAAGCGCTACGCCTGTCAGGGCTGCTGGAAGACCTTCCACTTCAGCCTAGCCCTAGCCGAACACCAGAAGACCCACGAGAAGGAGAAAGGCTACGTGCTGGGGGGCGCCCGGGGCCCCCAACCGTCCACCCGCGAAGCCCAGGAGGGGGCTGGGGCGGACGGCCCCCCAGAGAGCGTGGAGGCCGAGGCTGTCCCCGCACCCCCAGAGGCGCAGAGGTGAGTCGCTGTGCTGTCCCGTCCCGGAGGGGCCGCCCTGCCGGCCATGAATCCCAGATGAGGCATTGGGCCTTTCCACGCCCCTGGGTGGCGGCTTCCTGTGGTGTTTGTGGACGTCCTCTGCCTGTGCCCTGAATCCACTCCTGAGGCTAAGCGTTCCCAACGAGAAGGGTCCACGGGAAGCCCTCACCTCTGtaaacacaccctgggccagCGCTCGCATCCGAGGGGAGCCGCCGGATGTGGAAGAAGACTCTGCTTTCCTGCAGCCATTTAGTGCCGCCCCTTGCTAGGTTATTTGACATTGTGCAGTGTAGAGTTGCCTTAAAGTGCGTGATCTGCCAGTGCTTTCTTCAAGTGACCCTTGCCCAGATTCCTCCCGTTTGCGCTCCCCAGGGTTGCTCAAGTGAAAACTTTGTCAGCTGTTTAGCCTTTTCGTACTTCCGTGATGTCAACTTCTAATCTGCAAAAGCAGAAGCTGTTTCCTAGTTTACCTCACGTGTCTTTACCTGTATGGAGTAGCTCGCAGAGATCACAGAAATGCTTGCAGCCTAAGGCAGGGTTTTCAGACCGTGGGTCCCAGCCCAGTAGTAAAATGGGAAGTCAATTAGCAAGTGGCCACCAGCATTACACAGCAATGAAGCAGAATAAAGTAGGCCAGAATGCATCATGTAGTAAAGGCAAATACTGTTTTGTGAAACTTTTCACCCATACATCTAAACGTGAGAACTGGTTGCAATGTAAGACGTATTTCTTGCTGGGAAGTTGTGATCAAAATAAGTTGAAAACACTAATAAAGATCTGTCTGTCTGAGCAAAGGAGACTAAACTCCTTGGGCTACATAAGGTGATCTTTTCATTGATTGCATTTATTCTCAAGATTACAGTATCATTCCCATTTTCTGCGCATAAACTTAATTGCTCCCTGCGCATAAACTTAACTGCTCCCTGTAGATAGAGAAACTGGTGCTTCTTTTTCTCTCACTGTGTTTGAGCAGGCAGTCTGTCGTAATGACCCCCAAATCACAGAgacttaataaatacttattcataggccaggcgtggtggctcacacctgtaatcccaacactttgcaaggctgaggcaggcagatcatggagtttgagaccagcctggccaacatggtgaaaccctgtctctactaaaaatacaaaaaattagccaggtgtggtgatgcgtgcctgtagtcccagctactcaggaagctgaggcaggagaatcgcttgaacctgggaggtggaggttgcagtgagccgagattgtgccactgcactctagcctaggtgacagtgcgagactccatctcagaaaaaaaaagaaaaaaagaaaaaaaatgtatttactcaCAGTCGATTGTCCTGTGTTGGTGTTGCTGTTGCTTATATATTGGTTTGCACTCTGCTCCATACAGTGATTCAGGGATCCAGGCCCCATCCCTGTTGTAGCTCTGCTCTTCACTGTACCCTTGGAGCATGTAGGGAAGGCCGAACCTGTTCACCTGGGAGATGATACACATCACTTCTACTCACAAATCCTTGGAGAGAAATGATCCCATGGCTCCAGTCACTTGAAAGGGCCTGGGAACTGTCACCTGGAGTGCCTGTCTCCGCAAGTTATAAGCTAAGTTCCCCTCTTAGCCTATCCACCCTAACCCCCAAGCTGAGTGTGGTTCTGGTAAGAAAAAGgctaaaatgggctgggcacggtggctcacgcctgtaatcccaacactttgagaggcagaggggggtggatcacctgaggtcaggagttcaaaagcagcctggccaacatggtgaaactctatctctactaaaaatacaaaaaatgagccgggcgtggtggcaggcacctgtaatcccagctactcaggaggctgaggcaggagaatcacttgaaccggggaggcggaggttgcagtgagccaagatcgcaccactgcactcctgcctgggggacagagcgagactccatctcattaaaaaaaagaaaagaaaagaaaaaggctaaaATATACCCTTCCATTTCTCAGCCAAACCTGTGAGCTCACCTTCTTGCACTGCCACAGGGAGCATCCCCTGTGATGTGTCCCACCCAGCTCTCAGGCTGTAGGTGATTGTCATTTGTTACAGGGCCTCACCCTCCATCTTCAGTTTCCCATCTCCTGTCTCATTTAGTGCACCGCCAGATGTCTATgcctttctttttaagttttttatttggaaataattacaaacttatattttaaaaaggcacaaGAATTAAAATAGTGCACagataggccgggtgtggtggcttatgcctgtaatcccagcactttgggaggccggggcgggcggatcatgaggtcaggagatcgagaccatcctggctaacatggtgaaaccccgtctctactaaaaaaaaatacaaaataaaattagccaggcgtggtggtgggtgcctgtagtcccaggtactcgggaggctgaggcaggagaatggcatgaacctgggaggcggagcttgcagtgagctgagatcgcgccactgcactccagcctgggtgacagagcgagactctgtgtcaaaaaaaatcaataaataaaatacaatagtgCACAGATCATCCATAAACCCTCACCCAGACCCACCTATTAACATTCGACCCTGCTTACCTATGGCCTGCATGTGTgcaccttcccccaccccatccaGGGTGCATGGTGTCCACATTCCTCCTGTCAGTGATGTTCTCTTTGCTCACCTGGTTAGAGTGCAGTTTTTCCACTGTATGGCTAACTGGGCCAGATGCagaggcttacacctgtaatctcagcacttgtgaggctgaagctgggtgtggtggtgcacacttgcagtcccagttatttggggggctgagatgggaggatggcttgaacctgggaggtcaaggttgcattgagccaagatcgagccactgcactccagactgggtgacagagcaagaccctgtctcaaagaaagaatatagttaactttttctccttttaacgAATAAGAATCGGTGGGAAGATACTTTAAGATCATGCAAATATCAATGATTTTCAGTTGTCACAAAAAGATTAAAGATAATGCAAATATCCTGCTCCTCATCAAAACTTCCCCCTAAATTTGGCTTTCATTTATGATTCTTGCCTGAATCCATCATTACCAGGGTGGTGATTTTCCAACACCAGCCTTCCCTCCATGCTGACCAGCTGGCCCTCAGCATCCTGCTGCCAGCCAGCACTCTTCCTTCTCCCCAAGAATTTGTCTTTATTATTGGAATGGACTCAAGGATTTCTGTTTATTCAGTGGTTTATAACTAGCTGCTGATCTTATTTTGGTGCTCAAGTTGTCCTAGATGAGGCCAGTGAGACTCCCTTCAGTGGACTCCTGCATCCTTGTGACatgcctccctttttttttttcttagcacttACTTGCTTTTTGGTGTAGTAGGATGTTCCAAGCACATCTCCTTTCTACCCTTCCTCAGCCCTGAAATTGGCCATGTCTTTGAAGAACTGGTTCCTTTTAGTGGGTAATGGCATTAGAGACCAAGATAGGGTGCCAGTTGAGGTGTCTTCTGCTGAGCTACGAAATATATGTGGATATGATTGCACACAGGTCACACACAAAGGTGTGTCTGTGCACATACACGTACATATCCAGTAAGACCTCCAACTCAATTCATGACTCCCTCCAGCccatatttgtgtcttctttaacaCTGAGAACCTGACACCCCAAAATTCAGCATTTTACTAATTTGATGAATCTTAAAATAACTCTAATATAGTTTCAGAATTTCCTTTCCCAAACCACTGCCAAAAGTGAACTGATTGAGATTTCGGGATTTGTTTGCTGTTCTCCTACCACTGCCACCCTGCCCAGGATGTAAGGAGCACAAATGGATGTTTTATTAAGCTAGATATTCCCACTTGTTAACCTCAGGGGCAGCTGGGCTGGTTCAGGCATTTGAGGCAGTGGGTCTCAGCTCCCATACAACAGTGCAGCAACATGGAACAGCAAGAAAGATGGgtggggtgaggcaggagagggtggctcatgtctgtccaGTGGAGTTGGCAGGGATAGGATGTGTGCAAAAGGACACAGACTCTCTGGGGGGCAAGGGAAAACCCCAGGCAGGCTGGCAGTGAAGAGGGGTAGAGTTCAGGGTGGGTTTATATAGGGTGTTGGAAGGTAGCTGTGTTCTAAGTCAGTAGGAAAAGCAAATG
Proteins encoded in this window:
- the ZSCAN18 gene encoding zinc finger and SCAN domain-containing protein 18 isoform X3, with product MLPLEKAFASPRSSPVPPDLPTPGSAAGVQQEEPETIPERTPADLEFSRLRFREFVYQEAAGPHQTLARLHELCRQWLMPEARSKEQMLELLVLEQFLGILPDKVRPWVVAQYPESCKKAASLVEGLADVLEEPGMLLGSPAGSSSILSDGVYERHMDPLLLPGELASPSQAPGAGEIPAPSETPWLSPDPLFLEQRRVREAKTEEASPANTEQKLKSFPEEPQHLGEWGHLDPAEENLKSYRKLLLWGYQLSQPDAASRLDTEELRLVERDPQGSSLPEGGRRQESAGCACEEAAPAGVLPELPTEAPPGDALANPPSGTTEEEEEQPGKAPDPQDPQDAESDSATGSQRQSVIQQPALDRGAERLGTKRPHPEDGDGQSLEGVSSAGDSAGLEAGQGPGADEPGLSRGKPYACGECGEAFAWLSHLMEHHSSHGGRKRYACQGCWKTFHFSLALAEHQKTHEKEKGYVLGGARGPQPSTREAQEGAGADGPPESVEAEAVPAPPEAQR
- the ZSCAN18 gene encoding zinc finger and SCAN domain-containing protein 18 isoform X4, with amino-acid sequence MLPLEKAFASPRSSPVPPDLPTPGSAAGVQQEEPETIPERTPADLEFSRLRFREFVYQEAAGPHQTLARLHELCRQWLMPEARSKEQMLELLVLEQFLGILPDKVRPWVVAQYPESCKKAASLVEGLADVLEEPGMLLGSPAGSSSILSDGVYERHMDPLLLPGELASPSQAPGAGEIPAPSETPWLSPDPLFLEQRRVREAKTEEASPANTEQKLKSFPEEPQHLGEWGHLDPAEENLKSYRKLLLWGYQLSQPDAASRLDTEELRLVERDPQGSSLPGGRRQESAGCACEEAAPAGVLPELPTEAPPGDALANPPSGTTEEEEEQPGKAPDPQDPQDAESDSATGSQRQSVIQQPALDRGAERLGTKRPHPEDGDGQSLEGVSSAGDSAGLEAGQGPGADEPGLSRGKPYACGECGEAFAWLSHLMEHHSSHGGRKRYACQGCWKTFHFSLALAEHQKTHEKEKGYVLGGARGPQPSTREAQEGAGADGPPESVEAEAVPAPPEAQR